The following proteins come from a genomic window of Legionella cherrii:
- a CDS encoding ribonucleoside-diphosphate reductase subunit alpha — protein MSAILDPVNDVPQTSQLELTANAPGLLKTIKRNGKVVNYDDTKIKVAITKAFIADEGGTAPTSDRIHQQIEELTRQITQVFKRRLPSGGAVHIEDIQDQVELALMRSGHYKVARAYVLYREEHRRARENELKQQASDNKILLITMPDGELKPLDTERMNTIVNEACRNLEHVQAEPVIKEAMRNLYNQAKFEDVHKALIMAARTLVEKEPNYTYVSARLLLDSLRMEALAKLEIQADATFDEMIKLYPSYFKVYIAHGIKQGMLDVKMADFDLEKLGKALLPERDMKFSYLSLQTLYDRYFIHDHGIRYELPQAFFMRVAMGLALREQNKDDKAIEFYQLLSSFDYMSSTPTLFNSGTIRPQLSSCYLTTVPDHLDGIYSAIKDNALLSKYAGGLGNDWTPVRAMGSHIKGTNGKSQGVVPFLNVADATAVAVNQGGKRKGAVCAYLECWHKDVEEFLELRKNTGDDRRRTHDMNTALWIPDLFMMRVRENGDWTLFSPDEVPNLHDQYGKAFETLYREYEEKARQGLIKNAKTLSAVKLWRKMLSMLFETGHPWMTFKDPCNLRSPQQHAGVVHSSNLCTEITLNTSEEEIAVCNLGSINLPAHIKKGKLDTEKLKRTIRTAIRMLDNVIDINYYSVPQARNSNLKHRPIGLGLMGFQDALYELKIDYASPEAVEFADSSMELISYYAIEASCDLAKERGSYSSYEGSLWSKGILPIDSINLLQQARNKYLEQDRSQRLDWESLRIKVRTQGMRNSNVMAIAPTATISNICGVSQSIEPTYQNLYVKSNLSGEFTVVNPYLVADLKALNLWDEVMVNDLKYFNGSVQPISRIPAELKQRYATSFEIDPIWLVDAASRRQKWIDQAQSLNIYMAQPSGKKLDQLYMHAWIRGLKTTYYLRSLGASNAEKSTVTDGALNAVKIIAEEPKVCSILDPDCEACQ, from the coding sequence ATGTCCGCAATTCTTGATCCGGTAAATGATGTGCCGCAAACGAGTCAACTGGAATTGACTGCTAATGCCCCTGGTTTATTAAAAACCATTAAACGCAATGGTAAAGTAGTAAATTATGATGATACGAAAATTAAAGTTGCAATCACTAAGGCATTCATTGCCGACGAAGGCGGTACAGCACCAACGTCAGATCGTATTCATCAACAAATTGAAGAACTTACCCGTCAAATAACTCAAGTGTTTAAACGCCGCTTGCCCAGCGGTGGTGCAGTTCATATTGAGGACATTCAGGATCAAGTAGAGTTAGCACTCATGCGTAGTGGTCACTACAAAGTTGCTCGCGCTTATGTGTTGTACCGCGAAGAACACCGTAGGGCACGTGAAAATGAATTAAAACAACAAGCCAGTGACAACAAAATTTTATTAATTACGATGCCCGATGGTGAATTAAAGCCATTGGATACTGAGCGCATGAACACGATTGTTAATGAAGCATGCCGTAATTTAGAGCATGTTCAGGCAGAACCTGTGATTAAAGAGGCAATGCGTAATCTTTACAACCAAGCGAAATTTGAGGACGTGCACAAAGCGTTGATTATGGCTGCACGTACATTGGTTGAAAAAGAGCCCAACTACACTTATGTCAGTGCTCGTTTGTTATTAGACAGCTTGCGTATGGAAGCACTAGCTAAATTAGAAATCCAAGCGGATGCAACCTTTGATGAGATGATCAAACTTTATCCATCATACTTCAAAGTCTATATTGCTCATGGTATCAAACAAGGAATGCTGGATGTAAAAATGGCCGATTTTGATTTAGAAAAACTCGGCAAGGCGCTGTTGCCTGAGCGTGATATGAAGTTTAGCTATTTAAGTTTACAAACCTTATATGACCGTTACTTCATCCATGATCATGGCATACGTTATGAGTTGCCTCAGGCATTCTTTATGCGTGTTGCTATGGGACTGGCTCTGCGTGAGCAAAATAAAGATGATAAAGCCATTGAGTTTTATCAATTGCTGTCTTCTTTTGATTACATGTCTTCAACACCGACTCTGTTTAACTCAGGGACAATTAGACCCCAATTATCCAGTTGCTACTTGACCACTGTTCCTGATCATTTGGATGGTATATACAGCGCCATTAAAGATAATGCCTTACTTTCCAAATATGCGGGTGGTTTGGGTAATGACTGGACTCCCGTACGTGCAATGGGTTCACATATCAAAGGCACCAACGGAAAATCACAAGGTGTAGTCCCCTTCCTGAATGTTGCTGATGCAACCGCAGTTGCAGTAAACCAAGGAGGTAAACGTAAAGGAGCAGTCTGTGCTTATCTGGAGTGCTGGCATAAAGACGTAGAGGAGTTCCTTGAGTTAAGAAAAAATACTGGGGACGATCGACGTCGTACACACGATATGAATACTGCATTGTGGATACCTGATTTATTTATGATGCGTGTACGTGAAAATGGGGATTGGACTTTATTTTCACCTGATGAAGTGCCTAATTTACACGATCAATATGGTAAAGCTTTTGAAACACTCTATCGTGAGTATGAAGAAAAAGCACGTCAAGGTCTCATCAAGAATGCAAAAACTTTATCTGCAGTGAAACTGTGGCGTAAAATGCTGTCCATGCTTTTTGAAACTGGCCATCCATGGATGACCTTTAAAGATCCTTGCAATTTGCGTTCTCCACAACAACATGCAGGTGTAGTTCATAGTTCTAATTTGTGTACTGAGATTACATTGAATACCTCTGAAGAAGAGATTGCTGTATGTAATCTAGGCAGTATCAATCTTCCTGCTCATATCAAAAAGGGCAAACTGGATACTGAAAAGTTAAAACGCACTATTAGAACAGCTATTCGTATGTTGGATAATGTGATTGATATTAACTACTATTCCGTACCGCAAGCACGTAATTCCAACTTGAAACATAGACCTATTGGTTTAGGCCTTATGGGTTTTCAAGATGCATTGTATGAGTTAAAAATTGATTATGCTTCCCCTGAGGCAGTCGAATTTGCTGACTCATCCATGGAATTAATCAGTTATTATGCTATTGAGGCTTCTTGTGATCTGGCTAAAGAACGAGGTAGTTACTCCAGTTACGAAGGTTCTCTATGGAGTAAAGGCATACTGCCAATTGATTCAATTAACTTGTTACAGCAAGCACGTAACAAATATTTAGAACAAGATCGTTCACAACGATTGGATTGGGAAAGTTTACGTATTAAAGTTCGCACACAAGGAATGCGTAACTCCAATGTGATGGCCATAGCACCTACCGCTACAATTTCCAATATTTGTGGTGTATCACAATCCATTGAGCCTACGTATCAAAACTTGTATGTCAAATCCAATTTGTCAGGCGAATTCACTGTAGTCAATCCTTATTTGGTTGCGGATTTGAAAGCATTGAATCTTTGGGATGAAGTGATGGTCAATGATTTGAAATACTTTAATGGTAGTGTGCAACCAATCAGCCGTATTCCTGCTGAATTGAAACAACGTTATGCCACTTCATTTGAAATTGATCCTATTTGGTTAGTTGATGCAGCTTCTCGTCGTCAAAAATGGATTGATCAGGCGCAATCGTTAAATATCTATATGGCTCAGCCATCGGGTAAGAAACTGGATCAACTCTACATGCATGCGTGGATACGTGGATTAAAAACTACTTATTACTTACGCAGCTTAGGAGCATCCAATGCGGAGAAATCTACTGTAACTGATGGTGCACTCAATGCAGTTAAAATAATAGCAGAGGAACCTAAGGTATGCTCCATTCTCGATCCAGACTGTGAAGCGTGCCAATAA
- a CDS encoding ribonucleotide-diphosphate reductase subunit beta, which produces MSENIQHHDIIHTGATGYEPLEMGAARIHVDDKRIINCRADLNQLVPFKYRWAWDKYLTACANHWMPNEINMSADVALWKDPNGLTEAERLIIKRNLGFFSTADSLVANNLVLAVYRHITNPECRQYLLRQAFEEALHTHAYQYVIESLGLDEAEVFNMYREIPSVATKAAWALPFTQSLGDETFHTGTVENDQRLLRDLIAFYVIFEGIFFYVGFTQILSMGRRNKMVGTSEQFQYILRDESMHMNFGIDVINQIKIENPHLWTPEFKEEMIQLIRQGVALEYQYAKDTMPQGILGMNAEMFEEYLHFIANRRLNQIGLPEQYPGAENPFPWMSEMMDLKKEKNFFETRVIEYQAGGTLSWDDE; this is translated from the coding sequence ATGTCAGAAAATATACAACATCACGATATAATTCATACTGGTGCAACAGGATATGAGCCTCTTGAAATGGGAGCTGCACGTATTCACGTTGATGATAAACGTATCATTAACTGCCGGGCAGACTTAAACCAGCTCGTTCCTTTTAAATATAGATGGGCTTGGGACAAGTACTTAACCGCTTGTGCAAACCATTGGATGCCTAATGAAATCAATATGAGCGCTGACGTAGCGCTCTGGAAAGATCCTAATGGACTTACAGAAGCCGAGCGTTTAATTATCAAACGTAATTTGGGATTTTTCTCAACAGCAGATTCATTGGTTGCCAATAATCTAGTACTCGCTGTTTATCGACACATTACCAATCCGGAATGCAGACAATATTTGTTACGTCAGGCCTTTGAAGAGGCATTGCATACTCATGCGTACCAGTACGTTATTGAAAGTCTAGGACTTGATGAGGCAGAAGTCTTTAATATGTATCGTGAAATCCCATCCGTAGCAACTAAAGCAGCTTGGGCATTACCCTTTACTCAAAGCTTGGGTGATGAAACATTCCATACCGGTACTGTAGAGAATGATCAGCGCCTCTTGCGCGATTTAATTGCCTTCTATGTAATCTTTGAAGGGATCTTTTTCTATGTTGGCTTCACGCAAATCCTCTCCATGGGACGTCGAAATAAAATGGTAGGCACTTCAGAGCAGTTCCAATATATTTTACGTGATGAATCCATGCATATGAATTTTGGTATTGATGTCATCAACCAAATTAAAATTGAGAACCCCCATTTGTGGACACCTGAATTTAAAGAAGAAATGATTCAATTGATTCGCCAAGGTGTGGCGCTGGAGTATCAATATGCCAAGGACACCATGCCTCAAGGCATTTTAGGAATGAACGCAGAAATGTTCGAAGAATACTTACACTTCATTGCTAACCGCCGTTTAAATCAAATCGGACTCCCAGAGCAGTACCCTGGAGCTGAAAACCCATTCCCTTGGATGAGTGAAATGATGGATCTGAAAAAAGAGAAAAACTTTTTTGAAACTCGCGTCATTGAGTATCAAGCAGGCGGTACTCTCAGCTGGGATGATGAATAA
- a CDS encoding ABC transporter ATP-binding protein — protein MDALDLKYPFNSAWNFLWQVIKPYRWWYVLMFQAPVLTAIYIFANNYSFKLLVDAFSNETISSYDQLVFPIVLFITAQIVLDVVWRISDFAEWKAEPHARQRLLSSAYNYVQHHSYNYFQNTPSGTVISKLKGLLDGYDSVFANLHHIVGKHFCVVIVSVFVLLVVNFNVFCFMLAWCVLVMVIMLPMALKLNRLSNDVAESKHQIIGSFSDNITNIFSLFYFAKRRAEHRRVNELMSEDFVPRQIALYQYDFKFNMVGSVLYWFMLIAVFLFMIYLRTHGEISTGDFLFVMLTAITISFDLWALMSSLCTFLKEIGDFKSSFSILSMPHDEVDEPGAQAYPIHQGKIEFRQLSFAYSERSSVFQNLNLLIKPGEKIGLVGHSGAGKSTLISLLLKNFKPTSGQILIDDKPISEITSDSLRQQIALIPQDIMLFHRTLGENIGYAKENATLEEIKHAAAMAKIDDFIESLPEQYDTLVGERGVKLSGGQRQRIAIARAFLKNASLVVLDEATSSLDTLSEQEVQQSINAMLEQNNATVIAIAHRLSTIRHMDRIVVMEGGAIIEEGTFNELLNNEQSYFKKLWDSQVNGMVL, from the coding sequence GTGGACGCTTTAGATTTAAAATATCCATTTAATTCGGCATGGAATTTTTTATGGCAAGTCATTAAACCTTATCGATGGTGGTATGTTTTAATGTTTCAGGCGCCGGTGCTCACTGCGATTTATATTTTTGCTAATAATTATTCCTTTAAGCTTTTAGTTGATGCGTTTTCTAACGAAACAATCAGTTCATATGACCAACTGGTGTTTCCTATTGTGTTGTTTATCACGGCACAAATCGTGTTGGATGTTGTGTGGCGTATTAGTGATTTCGCTGAGTGGAAGGCTGAGCCACATGCCAGGCAAAGATTATTATCCTCTGCATACAATTACGTGCAGCACCATTCTTATAACTATTTTCAAAATACACCTAGTGGTACCGTAATTAGTAAACTGAAAGGACTATTGGATGGATATGATAGCGTTTTTGCTAATCTCCATCATATTGTGGGGAAACATTTTTGTGTGGTCATTGTTTCTGTTTTTGTCCTGCTGGTTGTCAATTTCAATGTGTTTTGTTTTATGCTGGCCTGGTGTGTGTTGGTTATGGTCATCATGCTTCCTATGGCACTCAAATTGAATCGACTCTCTAATGATGTGGCTGAAAGTAAGCACCAAATCATTGGCTCTTTTTCAGATAATATTACCAATATCTTCTCGCTGTTTTATTTTGCCAAACGACGAGCCGAACATCGACGGGTGAATGAACTGATGTCGGAAGATTTTGTTCCGCGACAAATTGCACTTTATCAATACGATTTTAAATTTAATATGGTTGGCTCAGTACTCTATTGGTTCATGCTAATAGCTGTTTTTCTATTTATGATCTATCTACGGACACATGGCGAGATTTCCACTGGAGATTTCCTGTTTGTCATGCTCACAGCCATTACCATTTCTTTTGATTTATGGGCTCTGATGAGCAGTCTTTGTACTTTTTTAAAAGAAATAGGGGATTTCAAATCGTCTTTTAGCATTTTATCGATGCCGCATGATGAGGTTGATGAACCGGGCGCACAAGCCTATCCGATTCACCAGGGTAAAATTGAGTTTCGGCAGCTTTCTTTTGCCTACAGCGAACGAAGCTCGGTATTTCAAAATCTAAATCTATTAATCAAACCAGGGGAGAAGATTGGGTTGGTTGGCCATTCTGGAGCAGGCAAGTCAACACTGATTTCTTTGTTATTAAAAAATTTTAAGCCTACTTCAGGGCAAATTTTAATCGATGATAAGCCGATTTCAGAGATTACATCTGATTCTTTGCGTCAACAAATAGCGCTTATTCCACAAGACATTATGCTTTTTCATCGAACCCTAGGAGAGAATATTGGCTATGCAAAAGAAAATGCTACGCTTGAAGAGATTAAGCATGCAGCTGCAATGGCGAAGATAGATGATTTTATTGAATCATTGCCGGAACAATATGATACATTGGTAGGTGAGCGTGGTGTGAAGCTTTCTGGAGGACAGCGCCAGCGTATTGCAATTGCACGTGCCTTTTTAAAAAATGCATCGCTTGTTGTTTTGGATGAAGCGACTTCAAGTCTGGATACGCTCTCAGAACAAGAAGTGCAACAATCAATTAATGCCATGCTCGAGCAAAATAATGCCACAGTCATCGCCATTGCACATCGGTTGTCGACCATTCGACATATGGATCGAATAGTCGTGATGGAGGGTGGGGCAATTATTGAAGAAGGGACTTTTAATGAACTTTTAAATAATGAACAAAGTTATTTCAAAAAGCTTTGGGACAGTCAAGTAAATGGGATGGTTTTATAA
- a CDS encoding DMT family transporter: MWFTFAIFAAILWGFNYALAEKILNSISPTTLLALEMTIGAVLFTCISFFTTMKKDVELLTTDSGLLLLTVAEIAIVLVASYFIATSISLKNATIAGIVELTYPIFTVIFTWFLFNQVHVNLSVIIGGLLIFIGILVISLA, translated from the coding sequence ATGTGGTTCACATTTGCTATTTTTGCTGCCATTTTATGGGGTTTTAATTACGCTCTAGCTGAAAAAATATTGAATAGTATTTCACCCACTACACTATTGGCACTGGAAATGACAATAGGTGCTGTATTGTTTACCTGCATTTCTTTTTTCACTACGATGAAAAAAGATGTTGAACTTTTGACAACAGACTCTGGTTTATTATTATTAACTGTAGCCGAGATAGCAATCGTACTCGTCGCCAGTTATTTTATAGCGACCTCCATCAGTCTTAAAAATGCGACGATTGCGGGTATCGTCGAATTAACTTACCCCATATTTACTGTTATTTTCACCTGGTTTTTATTTAACCAAGTTCATGTGAATCTTTCAGTCATCATTGGTGGGCTGTTAATTTTCATCGGCATTTTAGTAATAAGCTTGGCATAA
- a CDS encoding DEAD/DEAH box helicase, translated as MSFKSLGLIEPLLQSIDELGYKEPSPIQTQAIPQILSGKDVLASAQTGTGKTASFVLPLLQKLSSKPRAKSNRTRILILTPTRELASQVHESILQYGRYLSLRSTVVFGGVKINPQMMRLRSGVELLVATPGRLLDLHQQRAIQFDEIDTLVLDEADRMLDMGFIHDMKRIINLLPKNRQNLMFSATFSDEIRNLVKTILNHPVEIDVTPRNTTVVKIKQTVHPVDKSQKAALLSHLIHKNKWGQTLVFSKTKHGANKLVKQLADAQIHAAAIHGNKSQSQRTKTLAEFKSGELHILVATDIAARGIDIDQLPCVVNFDLPQVAEDYVHRIGRTGRAGASGLAISLVSADEVNQLQAIEKLIQHKLNRIEIEDFEPKHNVPQTNASSKTKNNFPAKTKTTSAPSKFNKKPFAKKIKKNGPKQSKHA; from the coding sequence ATGAGTTTTAAGTCACTAGGTTTAATCGAGCCCTTACTTCAATCCATTGATGAGTTAGGCTATAAAGAACCCTCTCCTATTCAAACTCAAGCGATCCCACAGATATTATCAGGTAAAGACGTTCTTGCTTCGGCACAAACAGGAACAGGTAAAACGGCGAGTTTCGTATTACCTCTTTTGCAAAAACTGAGCTCAAAACCACGGGCTAAAAGTAATAGAACTCGAATCCTCATTCTAACTCCAACACGTGAATTAGCCAGTCAAGTACATGAAAGTATACTGCAATATGGACGCTATCTATCACTTCGTTCTACAGTAGTTTTTGGTGGAGTAAAAATCAACCCCCAAATGATGAGGTTACGTTCGGGCGTGGAACTGTTAGTCGCGACGCCAGGACGTTTATTGGATTTACATCAGCAACGCGCCATACAGTTTGATGAAATTGATACTCTAGTTCTTGATGAAGCCGATAGAATGCTGGATATGGGCTTTATTCACGACATGAAACGAATCATAAATTTGCTGCCTAAAAACCGGCAAAACCTCATGTTCTCAGCCACGTTTTCTGATGAAATTCGAAATCTGGTAAAAACCATTCTGAATCACCCTGTTGAAATTGATGTTACTCCTCGAAACACAACCGTAGTGAAAATCAAACAAACAGTACATCCAGTGGATAAAAGTCAAAAAGCGGCTTTATTGAGCCACTTAATTCATAAAAATAAATGGGGTCAGACCTTAGTGTTTTCAAAAACCAAGCACGGCGCAAATAAATTAGTGAAACAACTAGCCGACGCACAAATTCATGCGGCAGCGATCCATGGCAATAAATCTCAATCCCAACGGACTAAGACTTTAGCAGAATTTAAATCAGGTGAATTACATATTTTAGTGGCTACAGACATTGCTGCCCGCGGTATTGATATTGATCAATTGCCTTGTGTAGTTAATTTTGATTTACCCCAAGTTGCTGAAGATTACGTCCACCGTATTGGTCGAACAGGCCGCGCTGGCGCTTCAGGACTGGCCATTTCTTTAGTAAGCGCTGATGAAGTCAATCAATTACAAGCTATAGAAAAACTGATTCAGCACAAATTAAACCGTATTGAAATCGAAGATTTTGAGCCCAAACACAATGTCCCCCAAACCAATGCCTCTTCTAAAACTAAAAATAATTTCCCAGCTAAAACGAAGACAACTTCAGCACCCAGTAAATTCAATAAAAAACCATTCGCAAAAAAAATCAAAAAAAACGGTCCTAAACAGTCTAAGCACGCATAA
- a CDS encoding aspartate aminotransferase family protein, which produces MTENNNQRQTRSNEELIQFRKEHFLPTAGFYHKEPIQLVKAQGTYVWDSEGTRYLDAIGGIVCISAGHNHPKIKKALIEAIEDDVIQHTSLLYLNQAPVETAERLLEEAPNGMDRVSFTNSGSEANELALMAARHATGETMVVNVRHSYHGGTSAALASCGHSIWRFRGQPVTGVTSAVEPYCYRCPFKQKPDSCDLACAKNVETTIQNSTHGKIAAFILEPVMGVGGFITPPDDYFTEVARIVHNYGGKYISDEVQTGAGRGGGDLLLTKTLNIDADMVTMAKGLGNGAAVGAVLMKTEVAETMTGKTYFNTFAGDPLQMIQTKLTLEIIKEEQLVENARIMGDILKDGFQQLQKKHPLIGDVRGRGLLLGIELVKDPITKTPASEEAFQLMDLCKDKGLLVGKGGQFGNVFRIAPPLTINQEQVNFILETLDQSLSDLARLYTL; this is translated from the coding sequence ATGACTGAGAACAATAATCAAAGACAAACACGCTCAAACGAAGAGCTAATTCAATTCAGAAAAGAACACTTTTTACCTACCGCTGGTTTTTACCATAAAGAGCCAATACAGCTTGTCAAAGCACAGGGAACTTATGTATGGGACTCTGAAGGAACACGTTACCTTGATGCAATAGGTGGAATTGTTTGCATCTCAGCAGGACATAATCATCCTAAGATCAAAAAAGCACTTATTGAAGCAATTGAAGATGATGTAATTCAACACACCAGTCTTCTGTATTTAAATCAGGCACCCGTCGAAACCGCAGAACGTTTGCTTGAAGAAGCACCTAATGGTATGGACAGGGTATCCTTTACCAATTCTGGCTCAGAGGCGAATGAACTTGCCTTAATGGCAGCACGTCACGCAACCGGAGAAACGATGGTGGTGAATGTGCGTCACTCTTATCATGGCGGTACTTCTGCTGCGCTCGCCTCATGTGGGCATTCAATTTGGAGATTCAGGGGGCAGCCAGTTACCGGAGTAACATCTGCTGTGGAACCTTATTGCTACCGCTGTCCATTTAAACAAAAGCCTGACAGTTGCGATCTGGCCTGTGCAAAAAATGTTGAAACAACCATTCAAAATTCGACGCATGGAAAAATAGCTGCTTTTATATTGGAGCCCGTGATGGGGGTAGGAGGCTTTATTACTCCTCCTGATGACTATTTTACCGAGGTCGCCCGTATTGTTCATAACTATGGTGGCAAATACATCAGTGATGAAGTACAAACTGGAGCAGGACGTGGGGGGGGCGATCTGTTATTGACCAAAACTTTGAATATTGATGCCGATATGGTAACCATGGCTAAAGGGTTAGGTAACGGCGCGGCAGTTGGGGCAGTACTTATGAAAACTGAGGTTGCGGAAACTATGACTGGCAAAACGTATTTTAATACGTTTGCAGGTGACCCATTGCAAATGATCCAAACTAAGCTCACACTGGAAATCATTAAAGAAGAGCAGCTTGTTGAAAATGCGCGTATTATGGGGGATATCCTCAAGGATGGTTTCCAACAATTACAAAAAAAACATCCTCTGATTGGAGATGTTCGAGGGCGCGGCTTGCTTTTAGGGATTGAACTGGTCAAAGATCCTATAACAAAAACTCCAGCATCTGAAGAAGCATTTCAGTTAATGGACCTATGTAAGGATAAAGGGTTGTTAGTTGGAAAAGGTGGGCAGTTCGGTAATGTCTTCCGAATAGCACCGCCGTTGACCATTAATCAGGAGCAAGTGAATTTTATACTTGAAACACTTGATCAATCTCTATCAGATTTAGCGCGATTGTATACTCTATAA
- a CDS encoding SDR family NAD(P)-dependent oxidoreductase, protein MKSNKRRIALVTGAGAGIGAAIAQKIIETTDHLILLDLNLEPIVSLAQVLQLKHNKIIQAYQCDVGNGVLVEDVLNQLKEAGNLPNIIVNNAGFGGPFHTVDQVTDTEWDRVINTNLRSIFHFARYLLPEMKKQSYGRIVNIASIQGFLGAALSSTYVASKHGVIGYTKAIAAEWGEHGISCNAICPGYVNTRMGVQDTAIINHMEKVIHLTPARRIGTPQEIAELVNYLISDEAAFINGASITIDGGLSCHVGVS, encoded by the coding sequence ATGAAATCTAATAAACGGCGTATTGCTTTAGTGACTGGCGCTGGTGCTGGAATTGGAGCTGCTATTGCACAAAAAATTATTGAAACAACAGATCATTTAATTTTATTGGATCTTAATCTTGAACCAATAGTTTCGCTTGCTCAAGTACTACAGCTGAAACATAATAAAATCATTCAAGCTTATCAATGCGATGTAGGGAATGGTGTACTCGTAGAAGATGTTCTAAATCAGCTAAAAGAGGCAGGAAACCTTCCCAACATTATTGTAAATAATGCGGGGTTTGGTGGTCCTTTTCATACTGTCGATCAAGTGACTGATACAGAGTGGGATAGGGTGATTAATACGAATCTGAGAAGTATTTTTCATTTTGCTCGTTACTTATTGCCCGAAATGAAAAAACAATCATATGGAAGAATAGTTAATATTGCTTCCATACAAGGTTTTTTGGGTGCTGCCTTATCTTCTACATATGTTGCAAGCAAACACGGTGTTATTGGTTATACGAAAGCAATTGCAGCTGAATGGGGTGAGCATGGTATTAGTTGTAATGCAATTTGTCCTGGTTACGTTAATACACGGATGGGAGTACAAGATACGGCGATTATTAACCATATGGAGAAAGTAATTCATTTAACTCCTGCAAGACGCATTGGTACCCCTCAAGAAATAGCTGAACTTGTGAATTATTTGATTAGTGATGAAGCGGCGTTTATTAATGGAGCCAGCATTACTATCGATGGTGGTTTGAGCTGTCATGTAGGCGTCTCATGA
- a CDS encoding SDR family oxidoreductase: protein MGKKTSKLILITGGRIGLGKALAESLIKENATVIVTSRQAQFQENMRLTPGEIHLQQLDVTQESSVLRLFSWLKSMNYPLDVLVNNAGFGIFNSIENTSTAEWDLIIKTNLTGAFLCSKEAYRIMKEHHGGRIINIGSIANKVGLNNNLAYGASKWGLKGLSINLGEEGKHFHIRVTHVTLGATYTEIWNDRPGFSKSDMLDPELVARCLSQLVFLPLEIAVNEIEILPEKGVL, encoded by the coding sequence ATGGGAAAAAAAACAAGTAAATTAATTTTGATTACTGGAGGAAGGATTGGTCTTGGCAAAGCATTAGCAGAAAGCCTAATCAAGGAAAATGCTACAGTTATCGTTACCTCAAGGCAGGCACAGTTTCAAGAAAATATGAGATTGACTCCAGGAGAAATTCATTTACAACAATTGGATGTCACACAGGAAAGCTCTGTATTACGCCTGTTTTCTTGGCTTAAATCCATGAATTATCCCTTAGATGTACTGGTAAATAATGCAGGTTTTGGTATTTTCAATTCTATTGAAAATACGTCAACTGCGGAATGGGATTTAATAATCAAAACCAATTTAACGGGTGCCTTTTTATGCTCTAAAGAAGCTTACCGTATCATGAAAGAGCATCATGGGGGGCGTATTATTAATATTGGTTCTATAGCCAATAAAGTCGGATTAAATAATAATTTAGCTTATGGTGCCTCTAAGTGGGGGCTAAAGGGTTTATCTATAAATTTAGGTGAAGAAGGAAAACATTTTCACATACGGGTTACTCATGTCACATTAGGTGCAACTTATACAGAAATCTGGAACGATCGACCAGGCTTTTCAAAAAGTGATATGTTGGATCCCGAGCTAGTGGCCCGATGTCTATCCCAGCTGGTGTTCTTACCTTTAGAAATTGCGGTTAATGAAATTGAAATATTGCCGGAAAAAGGAGTTTTATAA